In Tubulanus polymorphus chromosome 2, tnTubPoly1.2, whole genome shotgun sequence, a single window of DNA contains:
- the LOC141898874 gene encoding RNA cytosine-C(5)-methyltransferase NSUN2-like isoform X1, with protein MWIPVATLLLPNLILIRRSISVNCLQKLLTPSASTARLISNMPRRKHNRPNKPIHERQNWEPAKYDESGKRIDDRPPGHMRKGWDPIERVNQQMFEYYKGIEVIPAEEWDAFVSALQNPLPTTFRVTGIRSQAEELVKMMKTKYFRHLSDATVDGEKVEPPREIAWYPGALAWQVNLSRSAIRKLPELHSFHKFLIAETESGNISRQEAVSMIPPLLLDVESHHKILDMCAAPGSKTAQIIELLHSADESRVTPDGFVIANDVDNKRCYLMVHQIKRIESPCFMVVNHDAAKFPRIKANAAGDCVRYDRVLADVPCSGDGTIRKNIDIWKKWHPLMACNLHRTQRAILEKGIELLENGGRIVYSTCSMNPIEDEAVIASVLLEHPEMTLVDVGERLPALKTAPGLKTWKLRDRAGTWMSTIDDVPANLKTVCFKTMFPPSTDDAENLRLERCLRILPHHQNTGGFFIAVLHKESIARMDIVDSPKVDECIASGSNKASDAPIEETPEDAPTDGVSEDKLESDPPTNDEGVARAKRERSRSPENIFKNKRMKGYSEDKVFYVEDGDEELWPEIRAFFDINADFPYTQLLYRGESGRKRNLYFTSEPIKQIASSNGRRLRAVNLGLRMFTRNENVHVKCAYRIAQEGVHQLKSYFDRRVVKIPFVDMVQLLGIEENPLLTTLTEETREKLAGITPGCVLFEYEQSGDSDDEPRCQIDLCGWLGTKSARTFIGKHERHHFLRLCGQNVETLIEEAALKEERKKEANGSAADKNNSSSEQEVKMEDVKSNVEDTSSIKDNSDV; from the exons ATGTGGATCCCTGTTGCTACATTATTATTGccgaatttgattttgatacgACGTTCAATCAGCGTAAACTGCCTTCAGAAACTTCTGACACCGA gtGCATCCACGGCCAGGCTAATCAGCAACATGCCGCGAAGAAAGCATAACAGACCGAACAAGCCGATACACGAGAGACAGAACTGGGAACCGGCTAAGTATGATGAATCGGGCAAAAGAATCGACGACAGACCTCCCGGTCACATGCGCAAAGGTTGGGATCCGATCGAACGCGTGAATCAACAGATGTTCGAATATTACAAGGGAATCGAGGTCATTCCCGCTGAAGAATGGGACGCGTTCGTCAGCGCATTACAGAATCCATTGCCGACGACGTTTCGAGTCACCGGAATCCGTAGTCAGGCCGAGGAACTCGTCAAAATGATGAAAACCAAGTACTTCCGACATTTATCGGACGCGACTGTCGACGGCGAGAAGGTCGAGCCGCCGCGCGAAATAGCGTGGTATCCGGGCGCCCTCGCGTGGCAGGTGAACTTGTCGCGTAGCGCGATACGCAAGCTTCCCGAACTGCACAGTTTCCACAAGTTCCTCATCGCCGAAACGGAGAGCGGAAATATCAGCCGTCAGGAAGCGGTGAGCATGATTCCGCCGTTGTTGCTCGACGTCGAGTCGCATCACAAGATTTTGGACATGTGCGCGGCGCCCGGCTCGAAAACGGCGCAGATCATCGAATTGTTGCACTCGGCCGACGAGTCGCGCGTGACGCCGGACGGCTTCGTCATCGCGAACGACGTCGACAACAAACGCTGCTACTTGATGGTTCATCAGATCAAACGCATCGAAAGCCCGTGCTTCATGGTCGTCAACCATGACGCAGCGAAGTTCCCGCGCATCAAGGCGAACGCGGCGGGTGACTGCGTGAGGTACGATCGCGTTCTCGCCGACGTGCCGTGTAGCGGCGACGGCACGATACGTAAAAATATCGACATCTGGAAAAAGTGGCATCCGTTGATGGCGTGCAATTTACACCGGACGCAACGCGCGATTCTCGAAAAGGGAATCGAACTGCTGGAAAACGGCGGTCGAATCGTCTATTCGACTTGCTCGATGAATCCAATCGAGGACGAGGCGGTGATCGCGTCCGTTCTGCTCGAACACCCGGAGATGACGTTGGTAGACGTCGGCGAGCGGTTGCCCGCGTTGAAGACCGCGCCCGGTTTAAAAACGTGGAAGTTGCGCGATCGCGCAGGAACGTGGATGTCGACGATCGACGACGTTCCGGCGAATCTGAAAACCGTGTGCTTCAAAACGATGTTTCCGCCATCGACGGACGACGCGGAGAATCTACGTTTGGAACGATGCCTGCGCATTTTGCCGCATCATCAAAACACGGGTGGATTTTTTATCGCTGTTCTTCATAAAGAATCGATCGCTCGAATGGATATCGTCGATTCGCCGAAGGTCGACGAATGCATAGCTTCCGGTAGCAATAAAGCATCGGATGCTCCGATCGAGGAGACTCCGGAAGATGCTCCGACAGACGGCGTTTCCGAAGATAAACTCGAAAGCGATCCTCCGACGAACGATGAGGGCGTCGCGCGAGCGAAACGCGAACGCTCGCGAAGCCCggagaatattttcaaaaataaacgCATGAAGGGTTACTCCGAGGACAAGGTGTTCTACGTCGAGGACGGCGACGAAGAATTATGGCCGGAGATCCGTGCATTCTTTGACATCAATGCCGATTTTCCGTACACGCAGCTTCTGTATCGCGGCGAATCCGGTCGCAAGCGCAATTTGTATTTCACGTCGGAGCCGATTAAACAAATCGCGTCGAGCAATGGGCGCCGGTTGCGCGCGGTGAATCTCGGCCTGCGTATGTTCACGCGTAACGAAAACGTGCACGTGAAATGCGCGTATCGCATCGCGCAGGAAGGCGTGCACCAGTTGAAGTCGTATTTCGATCGACGCGTCGTGAAGATACCATTCGTCGATATGGTGCAGCTGCTCGGAATTGAAGAGAATCCGTTGCTGACGACGTTGACGGAGGAAACACGTGAGAAACTGGCCGGTATAACGCCGGGGTGCGTATTGTTCGAATACGAGCAGTCCGGCGACTCCGATGACGAGCCTCGTTGTCAAATCGATTTATGTGGTTGGCTCGGCACGAAATCGGCGCGTACGTTTATCGGTAAACACGAACGCCATCATTTCCTGCGTTTGTGCGGACAAAACGTCGAAACGTTAATCGAGGAAGCCGCGTTAAAGGAGGAACGAAAAAAAGAAGCGAATGGCAGCGCtgctgataaaaataattcgTCATCCGAACAAGAGGTTAAAATGGAAGATGTCAAGTCAAATGTTGAAGATACATCTTCAATTAAAGACAACAGTGATGTTTAA
- the LOC141898874 gene encoding RNA cytosine-C(5)-methyltransferase NSUN2-like isoform X2, producing the protein MPRRKHNRPNKPIHERQNWEPAKYDESGKRIDDRPPGHMRKGWDPIERVNQQMFEYYKGIEVIPAEEWDAFVSALQNPLPTTFRVTGIRSQAEELVKMMKTKYFRHLSDATVDGEKVEPPREIAWYPGALAWQVNLSRSAIRKLPELHSFHKFLIAETESGNISRQEAVSMIPPLLLDVESHHKILDMCAAPGSKTAQIIELLHSADESRVTPDGFVIANDVDNKRCYLMVHQIKRIESPCFMVVNHDAAKFPRIKANAAGDCVRYDRVLADVPCSGDGTIRKNIDIWKKWHPLMACNLHRTQRAILEKGIELLENGGRIVYSTCSMNPIEDEAVIASVLLEHPEMTLVDVGERLPALKTAPGLKTWKLRDRAGTWMSTIDDVPANLKTVCFKTMFPPSTDDAENLRLERCLRILPHHQNTGGFFIAVLHKESIARMDIVDSPKVDECIASGSNKASDAPIEETPEDAPTDGVSEDKLESDPPTNDEGVARAKRERSRSPENIFKNKRMKGYSEDKVFYVEDGDEELWPEIRAFFDINADFPYTQLLYRGESGRKRNLYFTSEPIKQIASSNGRRLRAVNLGLRMFTRNENVHVKCAYRIAQEGVHQLKSYFDRRVVKIPFVDMVQLLGIEENPLLTTLTEETREKLAGITPGCVLFEYEQSGDSDDEPRCQIDLCGWLGTKSARTFIGKHERHHFLRLCGQNVETLIEEAALKEERKKEANGSAADKNNSSSEQEVKMEDVKSNVEDTSSIKDNSDV; encoded by the coding sequence ATGCCGCGAAGAAAGCATAACAGACCGAACAAGCCGATACACGAGAGACAGAACTGGGAACCGGCTAAGTATGATGAATCGGGCAAAAGAATCGACGACAGACCTCCCGGTCACATGCGCAAAGGTTGGGATCCGATCGAACGCGTGAATCAACAGATGTTCGAATATTACAAGGGAATCGAGGTCATTCCCGCTGAAGAATGGGACGCGTTCGTCAGCGCATTACAGAATCCATTGCCGACGACGTTTCGAGTCACCGGAATCCGTAGTCAGGCCGAGGAACTCGTCAAAATGATGAAAACCAAGTACTTCCGACATTTATCGGACGCGACTGTCGACGGCGAGAAGGTCGAGCCGCCGCGCGAAATAGCGTGGTATCCGGGCGCCCTCGCGTGGCAGGTGAACTTGTCGCGTAGCGCGATACGCAAGCTTCCCGAACTGCACAGTTTCCACAAGTTCCTCATCGCCGAAACGGAGAGCGGAAATATCAGCCGTCAGGAAGCGGTGAGCATGATTCCGCCGTTGTTGCTCGACGTCGAGTCGCATCACAAGATTTTGGACATGTGCGCGGCGCCCGGCTCGAAAACGGCGCAGATCATCGAATTGTTGCACTCGGCCGACGAGTCGCGCGTGACGCCGGACGGCTTCGTCATCGCGAACGACGTCGACAACAAACGCTGCTACTTGATGGTTCATCAGATCAAACGCATCGAAAGCCCGTGCTTCATGGTCGTCAACCATGACGCAGCGAAGTTCCCGCGCATCAAGGCGAACGCGGCGGGTGACTGCGTGAGGTACGATCGCGTTCTCGCCGACGTGCCGTGTAGCGGCGACGGCACGATACGTAAAAATATCGACATCTGGAAAAAGTGGCATCCGTTGATGGCGTGCAATTTACACCGGACGCAACGCGCGATTCTCGAAAAGGGAATCGAACTGCTGGAAAACGGCGGTCGAATCGTCTATTCGACTTGCTCGATGAATCCAATCGAGGACGAGGCGGTGATCGCGTCCGTTCTGCTCGAACACCCGGAGATGACGTTGGTAGACGTCGGCGAGCGGTTGCCCGCGTTGAAGACCGCGCCCGGTTTAAAAACGTGGAAGTTGCGCGATCGCGCAGGAACGTGGATGTCGACGATCGACGACGTTCCGGCGAATCTGAAAACCGTGTGCTTCAAAACGATGTTTCCGCCATCGACGGACGACGCGGAGAATCTACGTTTGGAACGATGCCTGCGCATTTTGCCGCATCATCAAAACACGGGTGGATTTTTTATCGCTGTTCTTCATAAAGAATCGATCGCTCGAATGGATATCGTCGATTCGCCGAAGGTCGACGAATGCATAGCTTCCGGTAGCAATAAAGCATCGGATGCTCCGATCGAGGAGACTCCGGAAGATGCTCCGACAGACGGCGTTTCCGAAGATAAACTCGAAAGCGATCCTCCGACGAACGATGAGGGCGTCGCGCGAGCGAAACGCGAACGCTCGCGAAGCCCggagaatattttcaaaaataaacgCATGAAGGGTTACTCCGAGGACAAGGTGTTCTACGTCGAGGACGGCGACGAAGAATTATGGCCGGAGATCCGTGCATTCTTTGACATCAATGCCGATTTTCCGTACACGCAGCTTCTGTATCGCGGCGAATCCGGTCGCAAGCGCAATTTGTATTTCACGTCGGAGCCGATTAAACAAATCGCGTCGAGCAATGGGCGCCGGTTGCGCGCGGTGAATCTCGGCCTGCGTATGTTCACGCGTAACGAAAACGTGCACGTGAAATGCGCGTATCGCATCGCGCAGGAAGGCGTGCACCAGTTGAAGTCGTATTTCGATCGACGCGTCGTGAAGATACCATTCGTCGATATGGTGCAGCTGCTCGGAATTGAAGAGAATCCGTTGCTGACGACGTTGACGGAGGAAACACGTGAGAAACTGGCCGGTATAACGCCGGGGTGCGTATTGTTCGAATACGAGCAGTCCGGCGACTCCGATGACGAGCCTCGTTGTCAAATCGATTTATGTGGTTGGCTCGGCACGAAATCGGCGCGTACGTTTATCGGTAAACACGAACGCCATCATTTCCTGCGTTTGTGCGGACAAAACGTCGAAACGTTAATCGAGGAAGCCGCGTTAAAGGAGGAACGAAAAAAAGAAGCGAATGGCAGCGCtgctgataaaaataattcgTCATCCGAACAAGAGGTTAAAATGGAAGATGTCAAGTCAAATGTTGAAGATACATCTTCAATTAAAGACAACAGTGATGTTTAA